The following are from one region of the Mycetohabitans rhizoxinica HKI 454 genome:
- a CDS encoding formyltransferase, translated as MNARAVVFAYHNVGARCLRVLLARGVDVALVVTHQDNPQERIWFESVAAVAADYGLPAITPADPRAPELAEAVRAVQPDFLFSFYYRHMLPAGLLALAPRGAFNLHGSLLPKYRGRVPTNWAVLNGETETGATLHEMTAKPDAGAIVAQTPVPILPDDTASQVFDKVTVAAEQTLWQVLPALLAGNAPRLPNDLAAGSYFGGRRPEDGRIDWCLPAQQVYNLVRAVAPPYPGAFTDVGGERFIVAAARLARHGAAVAAKLPPGLQVCDNALFGVCGDGRALAIRELRHVGRNACDPTHDERVIDAATFLRLTQSSSHS; from the coding sequence ATGAACGCGCGCGCCGTCGTCTTCGCATATCACAATGTCGGCGCGCGCTGCCTGCGCGTGCTACTCGCGCGCGGCGTAGACGTCGCGCTCGTCGTCACGCATCAAGACAATCCGCAAGAGCGCATCTGGTTCGAAAGCGTGGCGGCGGTCGCGGCCGACTACGGACTGCCGGCGATTACGCCCGCCGATCCGCGCGCGCCAGAGTTGGCCGAGGCCGTGCGCGCGGTGCAGCCGGATTTCCTGTTCTCTTTCTATTACCGACACATGCTACCGGCTGGCCTGCTCGCGCTGGCACCGCGCGGCGCCTTCAACCTGCACGGCTCGCTGCTACCGAAGTACCGTGGCCGCGTGCCGACCAACTGGGCCGTGCTCAACGGCGAGACTGAGACGGGCGCCACGCTGCACGAGATGACGGCCAAGCCGGACGCCGGCGCGATCGTCGCGCAAACGCCAGTGCCGATCCTGCCGGACGATACTGCGAGCCAGGTGTTCGATAAGGTGACCGTGGCCGCCGAGCAGACGCTATGGCAGGTGCTGCCGGCACTGCTGGCTGGCAACGCACCGCGGCTGCCGAACGATCTGGCCGCGGGTAGCTATTTTGGTGGGCGCCGGCCCGAGGATGGCCGCATCGACTGGTGCCTACCCGCACAGCAGGTCTACAACCTGGTGCGCGCGGTTGCGCCACCGTATCCGGGCGCGTTCACCGACGTCGGCGGCGAGCGCTTCATCGTCGCCGCGGCCCGGCTCGCGCGTCACGGCGCGGCCGTCGCCGCGAAATTGCCGCCAGGCTTGCAGGTTTGCGATAATGCGCTATTTGGCGTGTGCGGCGACGGCCGCGCGCTGGCGATCCGCGAACTGCGCCATGTCGGCCGCAACGCTTGCGATCCCACGCACGACGAGCGCGTAATCGACGCGGCAACGTTCCTGCGCCTTACTCAATCCTCATCGCATTCATGA
- a CDS encoding glycosyltransferase — protein MNTPELSVVIPVYNEEAGLAALFARLYSALDALDLTYEVIFINDGSRDRSAAMLAEQYHARPDATRVVLLNGNYGQHMAILAGFEQTRGDIVVTLDADLQNPPEEIGKLVAKMREGHDYVGTIRLQRRDSLFRRKASAAMNRLRERITRIRMADQGCMLRAYSRRIIDTINLCGEINTFIPALAYTFAQNPVEIEVSHEERFAGESKYSLYSLIRLNFDLVTGFSVVPLQWLSFVGVILSSGSAALFILLLVRRFIIGAEVQGVFTLFAITFFLLGVIIFALGLLGEYIGRIYEQVRARPRYLVQAVLQQRDSDAPRHATSTSRTPVSPTPRVARGEHADDMVERNADGKAKRNADGVMERNR, from the coding sequence ATGAATACGCCTGAACTGTCCGTCGTGATCCCCGTCTACAACGAGGAAGCGGGCCTGGCCGCCCTATTTGCGCGGCTCTATTCGGCGCTGGACGCGCTGGACTTGACCTACGAAGTGATTTTCATCAACGATGGCAGTCGTGATCGCTCGGCCGCGATGCTGGCCGAGCAGTATCACGCACGCCCAGACGCCACCCGTGTTGTGCTGCTTAACGGTAACTACGGGCAGCATATGGCCATCCTCGCCGGGTTCGAGCAGACACGCGGCGACATCGTGGTCACGCTCGATGCGGATTTGCAGAATCCACCGGAGGAAATCGGCAAGCTGGTGGCGAAGATGCGCGAGGGCCACGACTACGTTGGCACGATCCGGCTACAGCGGCGCGACAGCTTATTCCGCCGCAAGGCGTCGGCCGCGATGAACCGGTTGCGCGAGCGCATCACGCGGATCCGGATGGCCGACCAAGGATGCATGCTGCGCGCATACAGCCGCCGCATCATCGACACGATCAACCTGTGCGGCGAAATCAACACGTTCATCCCAGCGCTCGCCTATACGTTCGCGCAAAACCCGGTCGAGATCGAGGTCTCGCACGAAGAGCGTTTCGCCGGCGAATCGAAGTACTCGCTGTACAGCCTGATCCGGTTGAACTTCGATCTGGTCACCGGCTTCTCGGTGGTGCCGCTGCAATGGCTGTCGTTCGTCGGCGTAATTCTGTCCAGCGGCTCCGCGGCGCTGTTCATACTGCTGCTGGTGCGGCGCTTTATCATTGGCGCGGAAGTTCAGGGCGTGTTCACGTTGTTCGCGATTACGTTCTTCCTGCTCGGCGTGATCATTTTCGCGCTCGGCCTGCTCGGTGAATACATTGGCCGAATCTACGAGCAAGTGCGCGCGCGGCCACGCTATCTGGTGCAAGCGGTACTGCAACAGCGCGACAGCGATGCACCCAGGCATGCGACCAGCACCAGCCGCACACCGGTTTCCCCGACGCCGCGCGTTGCGCGCGGCGAGCACGCAGATGACATGGTGGAGCGCAACGCAGACGGCAAGGCGAAGCGCAACGCGGACGGCGTGATGGAGCGCAACCGATGA
- a CDS encoding DegT/DnrJ/EryC1/StrS family aminotransferase: MSETSLPFLPFVRPHVDEETIAGVVEVLRSGWITTGPQNARFEAALSNYCGRPVRTFNSGTCTMEIALRIAGIGPGDEVITTPLSWVSTSNVICEVGATPVFVDIDPVTRNLDLDKLEAAITPRTRAIIPVYLAGVPMDLEQLHAIARAHQLRVIEDAAQALGSSWNGRRVGTCGDFVSFSFHANKNITSIEGGALVLNNDDEARLAEKYRLQGITRTGFDGMECDVLGGKYNLTDVAARVGLGSLARLDEITAQRRALARAYFEHFAGGAAVAAGVELPPADFTNSNWHMFQIVLPLERLAIQRADFMAQMKERGIGTGVHYPPIHLFKLYRERGFGPGMFPHAERVGRAIVTLPLFPQMTMADVSRVVQAVNEIIHRHQQ, encoded by the coding sequence ATGAGTGAAACCTCCTTGCCCTTTTTGCCGTTCGTGCGGCCGCACGTCGATGAGGAAACGATTGCCGGCGTCGTCGAGGTGCTGCGCAGCGGCTGGATTACGACCGGCCCGCAAAACGCCCGTTTCGAAGCAGCACTGTCCAATTACTGCGGCCGGCCGGTGCGAACATTTAATTCGGGCACCTGCACGATGGAAATCGCGCTGCGCATCGCCGGCATTGGGCCCGGCGACGAAGTCATCACCACGCCGCTGTCATGGGTGTCCACCAGCAACGTGATTTGTGAGGTGGGGGCGACCCCGGTGTTCGTCGACATCGATCCAGTCACCCGCAACCTGGACCTGGACAAGCTCGAGGCCGCCATCACGCCGCGCACGCGCGCGATTATCCCAGTGTATTTGGCCGGGGTGCCCATGGACCTGGAACAGCTCCATGCGATCGCGCGCGCGCACCAATTGCGTGTGATTGAGGACGCCGCACAGGCGCTCGGCTCGAGCTGGAACGGCCGGCGCGTCGGCACGTGCGGTGACTTCGTGTCGTTCAGCTTCCATGCGAACAAGAACATCACCTCCATCGAGGGAGGGGCGCTGGTGCTGAACAACGACGACGAAGCGCGGCTCGCCGAAAAGTACCGGCTGCAGGGCATCACGCGCACCGGCTTTGACGGAATGGAATGCGACGTGCTCGGCGGTAAGTACAATCTGACTGACGTCGCCGCGCGCGTTGGGTTGGGCTCGCTGGCCCGCCTGGACGAAATCACCGCGCAGCGCCGCGCGCTGGCACGCGCCTATTTCGAGCATTTCGCCGGCGGCGCGGCTGTGGCCGCCGGCGTCGAGTTGCCGCCCGCGGACTTCACAAACTCGAACTGGCACATGTTTCAGATTGTGCTGCCGCTGGAGCGGCTCGCGATCCAGCGCGCCGACTTCATGGCGCAGATGAAAGAGCGCGGCATCGGCACCGGCGTGCACTATCCGCCAATCCATCTGTTCAAGCTGTACCGGGAACGGGGCTTCGGCCCGGGCATGTTCCCACACGCGGAGCGCGTTGGGCGGGCAATCGTCACGCTGCCGCTGTTTCCGCAAATGACGATGGCTGACGTGTCGCGCGTCGTGCAAGCCGTCAATGAGATTATTCACCGTCACCAACAATGA
- a CDS encoding SMR family transporter, which yields MNPISLTCILSGVLLNTCAQLLLKAGVNAVGHFEFSAANIVPISVRLATQWPIIGGLACYVVSVVVWILGLSRVDVSIAYPMLSLGYAVNAIAAWYLFGEVISIQRLVGIGIILLGVIVLARS from the coding sequence ATGAATCCGATTTCCCTTACGTGCATTCTTTCCGGCGTGCTGCTCAACACGTGCGCGCAGTTGCTGCTCAAGGCCGGTGTGAATGCGGTCGGCCATTTTGAATTCTCGGCGGCGAACATCGTGCCGATCAGCGTGCGGCTGGCCACGCAGTGGCCGATCATCGGCGGGTTGGCATGCTATGTCGTCAGCGTCGTCGTCTGGATCCTCGGGCTGTCGCGCGTGGACGTGTCGATCGCCTACCCAATGTTGTCGCTCGGCTATGCGGTCAATGCGATAGCGGCCTGGTACCTGTTCGGCGAGGTCATTTCGATACAGCGCCTCGTGGGCATCGGTATCATTTTGCTCGGCGTGATCGTACTAGCGCGCAGTTGA
- a CDS encoding glycosyltransferase family 39 protein: MQDLLDPMRPTAPSTVPSSAVGNTPSRALPLSPAALLLLVLLFALAWFLQLNWRHLVPSDEGRYAEMAREMLVTGDWITPRYNGYKYFEKPPLQTWFNAITFAWFGLGDWQARLYTALCGFAGILLVGYTGARVFNPAAGLMAALVLAASPYWNLMGHFNVLDTGLAFWMALTLCSLLLAQRAHLPAGTRRGWMWLCWASMALAVLSKGLVGLILPGATLVIYTVVARDWAVWKRLYLISGALVFAGIVLPWFVLVQRNNPEFFHYFFIVQQFERYLTPAQNRPGPFYYFAGVLLVGFLPWVSIVAQSVRQGWRMPRQQNGFAPVTLLLVWSAFIFLFFSASHSKLISYTLPVAPALALVIGLYLPGVTRAQWRRHLLGYAAFLAIAAVVAYFALSGDGDEKTPNALYREYVVWVEIAIGVGLVLTLLAGWLVRRRALPCGAAPHAAPPAASIVVFGIGWFLLGAIGGNGHEVFGRHSSGALLAPAVQAELAKLPADTPFYSVDMLDHTLPFYVRHTTIMVQHADELWFGATIEPSKWIPTVDQWRARWREPGPALALLPPSLYGQLAAAGVPMRVIARDTRRVIVAKP; encoded by the coding sequence ATGCAAGACTTGCTCGACCCGATGCGGCCGACGGCGCCCTCGACCGTCCCGTCCAGCGCCGTCGGCAACACGCCGTCGCGCGCGTTGCCGCTGTCGCCGGCGGCCCTGCTACTGCTCGTGCTGCTGTTCGCACTCGCATGGTTCCTGCAGTTGAACTGGCGCCACCTGGTCCCGAGCGACGAGGGACGCTATGCGGAAATGGCACGCGAGATGCTCGTCACCGGCGACTGGATCACCCCACGCTACAACGGGTACAAATATTTCGAGAAGCCGCCGCTGCAGACCTGGTTTAACGCCATCACGTTCGCCTGGTTCGGCCTGGGTGATTGGCAGGCGCGGCTCTACACGGCGCTGTGCGGTTTTGCCGGCATCCTGCTGGTGGGCTACACCGGCGCGCGCGTGTTCAATCCGGCGGCCGGGCTGATGGCGGCACTGGTGCTGGCCGCGTCGCCGTACTGGAATCTGATGGGCCACTTTAACGTGCTGGACACAGGCCTGGCGTTCTGGATGGCACTGACACTGTGCTCGCTGCTGCTAGCCCAGCGCGCACACCTGCCGGCCGGCACGCGACGTGGCTGGATGTGGCTGTGCTGGGCATCAATGGCGCTGGCGGTCCTATCCAAGGGCTTGGTTGGGCTCATCCTGCCGGGCGCGACGCTGGTGATTTACACAGTGGTGGCACGTGACTGGGCGGTGTGGAAACGGCTTTACCTGATCAGCGGCGCGCTGGTCTTTGCCGGGATCGTGCTGCCATGGTTCGTGCTCGTGCAGCGCAACAATCCAGAGTTCTTCCATTATTTTTTCATCGTCCAGCAGTTCGAGCGCTACCTAACACCCGCGCAAAACCGGCCCGGGCCATTCTATTATTTCGCGGGCGTGCTGCTCGTGGGCTTCCTGCCTTGGGTCTCAATCGTCGCCCAGAGCGTGCGCCAGGGCTGGCGGATGCCGCGTCAGCAGAACGGCTTCGCGCCAGTCACGCTGCTGCTGGTGTGGTCTGCGTTCATCTTCCTGTTCTTTAGCGCGTCGCATTCAAAGCTGATCTCGTACACGCTGCCCGTGGCGCCGGCGCTGGCCCTAGTGATCGGCCTGTACCTGCCGGGGGTCACGCGCGCGCAATGGCGGCGGCATTTGCTCGGCTATGCGGCGTTCCTGGCCATAGCGGCCGTGGTCGCGTACTTCGCGCTGAGCGGGGACGGTGACGAGAAAACGCCGAACGCGCTGTATCGAGAATACGTCGTCTGGGTCGAGATCGCCATCGGCGTCGGCCTCGTGCTGACGCTGCTCGCCGGCTGGCTCGTGCGGCGGCGTGCGCTGCCGTGCGGCGCCGCGCCGCATGCCGCGCCGCCGGCAGCGAGCATCGTTGTGTTCGGCATCGGCTGGTTCCTGCTCGGCGCCATTGGCGGCAATGGCCACGAGGTGTTCGGACGACACAGCAGCGGCGCCCTGCTCGCACCGGCGGTCCAGGCAGAGCTGGCGAAGCTGCCGGCCGACACGCCGTTCTACTCGGTGGACATGCTCGACCATACGCTGCCATTCTATGTCCGCCATACGACCATCATGGTCCAGCACGCCGATGAGCTATGGTTCGGAGCAACCATTGAGCCAAGCAAGTGGATTCCGACGGTTGACCAGTGGCGCGCCCGGTGGCGTGAGCCCGGACCCGCACTGGCGTTGTTGCCGCCCTCGCTGTACGGGCAGCTGGCCGCCGCCGGCGTGCCGATGAGGGTGATTGCGCGCGACACGCGGCGCGTCATCGTCGCCAAACCTTAA
- a CDS encoding Mth938-like domain-containing protein, translating into MKLHQDFAGALNTVTGYGADYVDVNLQRYEHSVLVFPQTPVVPWPVSSFDALTPEHFDALVESAGESGIEVVIFGTGARLRFAHPRLTVALSRRRIGIEAMDFQAACRTYNILMAEGRKVALALLIEKP; encoded by the coding sequence TTGAAATTACACCAGGATTTTGCCGGCGCCCTGAATACCGTGACCGGTTACGGCGCTGACTATGTCGACGTCAATCTGCAACGCTACGAACACAGCGTTCTAGTCTTCCCGCAGACGCCGGTCGTGCCGTGGCCGGTCTCCTCATTCGATGCGCTCACGCCCGAGCATTTTGACGCGCTGGTCGAGTCCGCCGGCGAATCTGGCATCGAGGTCGTGATCTTCGGGACCGGCGCACGGCTGCGCTTTGCGCACCCGCGGTTAACCGTAGCCCTGTCGCGCCGGCGCATCGGCATTGAAGCGATGGATTTCCAGGCCGCGTGCCGCACCTATAACATCTTGATGGCCGAAGGCCGCAAGGTCGCGCTCGCGTTGCTGATCGAAAAACCATGA
- a CDS encoding pyridoxal phosphate-dependent aminotransferase, which translates to MAVKPILKSHKLSNVCYDIRGPVLEEAKRLEEEGHRIIKLNIGNLAAFGFDAPDEIITDMIRNLPESSGYSDSKGVFAARKSVMHYTQQKGIVDVKLDDIFIGNGASELIVMAMQGLLNDGDEVLLPAPDYPLWTAAVSLSGGTPVHYRCDEYNGWLPDLDDMRAKISPNTRAMVIINPNNPTGALYPDDLVRAMLELARQHQLIVFSDEVYDKIVYDGGVHTSVGALSQDVLTVTFNSLSKSYRSCGYRAGWMVVSGDKRHATDYLEGLGILASMRLCANVPGQYAIQTALGGYQSIDELIQPGGRLYKQRELAYDMLSAIPGVSVVKPKAALYMFPRLDPAVYPVRDDQQLILELLQQERVLLVQGTGFNWPAPDHFRVVFLPNVDDLGDSLSRVARFLDGYRKRTSA; encoded by the coding sequence TTGGCCGTGAAGCCCATCCTAAAATCGCATAAGCTATCAAACGTCTGCTATGACATACGCGGGCCCGTGCTCGAGGAGGCCAAGCGCCTCGAGGAAGAGGGGCACCGGATCATTAAGCTGAACATCGGCAATCTCGCTGCGTTCGGTTTTGACGCGCCCGACGAGATCATCACCGACATGATCCGCAACCTGCCGGAGTCGTCCGGCTATTCGGATTCGAAGGGCGTGTTTGCGGCGCGCAAATCCGTCATGCACTACACGCAGCAAAAGGGCATCGTCGATGTCAAGCTCGATGACATCTTTATTGGCAACGGCGCGTCCGAGTTGATCGTGATGGCGATGCAAGGCTTGCTGAACGACGGCGACGAGGTGCTATTGCCGGCGCCGGATTACCCGTTATGGACCGCGGCGGTCAGCCTGTCGGGCGGCACGCCGGTTCACTACCGGTGCGACGAGTACAACGGCTGGCTGCCGGACCTGGACGATATGCGCGCGAAGATCTCACCGAATACGCGCGCCATGGTAATCATCAACCCGAACAACCCGACCGGCGCGCTGTACCCGGACGACCTCGTGCGGGCGATGCTCGAACTCGCGCGCCAGCACCAACTGATTGTGTTCTCCGACGAGGTCTACGACAAGATCGTCTACGACGGCGGTGTGCACACGTCGGTCGGCGCGTTATCGCAGGATGTGCTCACCGTCACGTTCAACAGCTTGTCCAAAAGCTACCGGTCTTGCGGCTACCGGGCCGGCTGGATGGTGGTGTCGGGCGACAAGCGGCATGCAACTGATTATCTGGAAGGGCTCGGCATCCTCGCATCGATGCGGCTGTGCGCGAACGTGCCGGGCCAGTATGCGATCCAGACCGCGCTGGGCGGCTACCAGAGCATCGACGAGTTAATCCAGCCGGGCGGGCGCCTGTATAAGCAGCGCGAGCTTGCCTACGACATGCTCAGCGCGATTCCGGGCGTGTCGGTCGTCAAGCCGAAGGCGGCCCTGTACATGTTTCCAAGGCTGGATCCGGCTGTCTATCCGGTGCGCGACGACCAGCAACTGATTTTGGAACTGTTGCAGCAGGAGCGGGTGCTGCTGGTGCAGGGCACCGGATTTAACTGGCCCGCTCCCGACCACTTCCGGGTTGTATTCCTGCCCAACGTCGATGACCTGGGCGATTCGCTGAGCCGTGTCGCACGGTTCCTCGACGGCTATCGTAAGCGTACGAGCGCGTGA
- a CDS encoding homoserine dehydrogenase codes for MEPIKVGLLGFGTVGSGTFNVLRRNQEEISRRAGRGIEITRVAVRNPAKAQQVLGDALGTVALASDFVAVVDDPSLDIIAEMIGGTGIARELVLRAIHNGKHVVTANKALLAVHGTEIFEAARAKGVMVAFEAAVAGGIPIIKALREGLTANRIQYIAGIINGTTNFILSEMRERGLDFATALADAQRLGYAEADPTFDVEGIDAAHKATIMAAIAFGVPVQFERAHVEGITRLDALDIRYAEELGYRIKLLGIARRTTQGIELRVHPTLIPAKRLIANVQGAMNAVLVYGDAVGATLYYGKGAGAEPTASAVVADLVDVTRLHTADPNNRVPHLAFQPDRLANTPILPIDEVTSSYYLRLRVADQTGVLADITRILATLNISIDALLQKESEVIDVSLAGETDIILITHETLEKNINAAISRIEALSTVRSGVTRLRMEALN; via the coding sequence ATGGAACCGATCAAAGTAGGATTGTTGGGCTTTGGCACGGTCGGTAGCGGCACGTTCAACGTGTTGCGCCGCAACCAGGAAGAAATTAGCCGCCGGGCTGGCCGCGGGATCGAAATCACGCGCGTCGCGGTGCGCAATCCGGCTAAGGCGCAACAGGTGCTGGGCGATGCGCTTGGCACGGTGGCGCTGGCGTCGGATTTTGTCGCGGTGGTCGACGATCCGTCGCTGGACATCATCGCGGAGATGATTGGCGGCACCGGCATCGCCCGTGAACTCGTGCTGCGTGCGATCCACAATGGCAAGCATGTGGTGACGGCCAATAAGGCGCTGCTCGCTGTGCATGGAACTGAAATTTTCGAGGCGGCGCGTGCCAAGGGCGTGATGGTCGCGTTCGAAGCCGCGGTGGCCGGCGGCATTCCGATCATCAAGGCGTTGCGCGAGGGCCTGACGGCGAACCGCATCCAGTATATTGCCGGCATCATCAACGGCACCACTAACTTCATTCTCTCTGAGATGCGCGAGCGCGGCTTGGATTTCGCGACCGCGTTGGCCGACGCGCAGCGGCTCGGCTACGCGGAGGCCGACCCGACGTTCGACGTCGAGGGGATTGACGCTGCGCACAAGGCCACGATCATGGCGGCGATCGCATTCGGCGTGCCGGTGCAGTTCGAGCGTGCCCATGTCGAGGGCATCACCCGGCTGGACGCGCTGGACATTCGCTACGCGGAGGAACTGGGCTACCGGATCAAGCTGCTCGGCATTGCGCGGCGCACCACGCAGGGCATCGAGTTGCGCGTGCATCCGACGCTGATTCCGGCCAAGCGGCTGATCGCGAATGTGCAGGGGGCGATGAACGCGGTCCTAGTCTACGGCGATGCGGTGGGCGCGACGCTGTACTATGGCAAGGGGGCGGGTGCCGAGCCGACGGCGTCGGCCGTGGTCGCTGACCTGGTTGACGTCACGCGACTGCACACGGCGGACCCCAACAATCGCGTGCCGCACCTGGCATTCCAGCCGGACCGATTGGCGAACACGCCGATTTTGCCCATCGACGAGGTCACCAGCAGCTACTACCTGCGGTTGCGCGTTGCGGACCAGACCGGCGTGCTGGCCGACATCACGCGCATCCTCGCGACCCTAAACATCTCGATCGATGCGCTGCTGCAAAAGGAGTCGGAGGTCATCGACGTAAGCCTGGCGGGCGAGACCGATATCATCCTGATCACGCACGAGACGCTGGAGAAGAACATCAATGCAGCGATTTCTCGTATCGAAGCGTTGTCCACGGTGCGCTCGGGCGTGACCCGACTGCGCATGGAAGCGTTGAACTGA
- the thrC gene encoding threonine synthase — protein sequence MNYISTRGAGLGERHSFSDILLGGLAKDGGLYLPAQYPRVSDAELSRWRTLSYADLAFEILAKFCDDMPADDLRALTRRTYRADVYSNVRAGSDAQRITPLKTLGVEGGAPLALLELSNGPTLAFKDMAMQLLGNLFEYVLTRHDQQLNILGATSGDTGSAAEYAMRGKRGVRVFMLSPHRKMSAFQTAQMFSLQDPNIFNIAVEGVFDDCQDIVKAVSNDHAFKARYQIGTVNSINWARVVAQVVYYFRGYFDATRGNDQRVSFTVPSGNFGNICAGHIARMMGLPIDKLVVATNENDVLDEFFRTGTYRVRVGAETYQTTSPSMDISKASNFERFIFDLLGRDSARVLQLFRDVEVKGGFDLAASGDFARVREFGFVSGRSTHADRIATIRDVHRRYQAMIDTHTADGVKVAREYLEPGVPMIVLETAQPIKFGDTIREALDQDPARPPAFEGLEALPQRFTVLPADAERVKDFIRAQIDG from the coding sequence ATGAACTACATTTCCACGCGCGGCGCCGGGCTCGGCGAGCGCCATTCATTTTCCGACATCCTACTCGGCGGTCTTGCGAAGGATGGTGGCCTGTATTTGCCGGCGCAGTATCCGCGTGTGTCCGACGCTGAGTTGTCCCGCTGGCGTACGCTGTCCTATGCGGACCTGGCATTCGAGATACTCGCAAAATTTTGCGACGACATGCCGGCCGACGACTTGCGGGCGCTGACGCGGCGCACTTATCGCGCCGACGTGTATTCAAACGTGCGCGCCGGCAGCGATGCGCAGCGCATCACGCCGCTCAAGACGCTGGGCGTCGAGGGCGGCGCGCCGCTGGCGCTGCTCGAGCTGTCCAACGGCCCGACGCTCGCGTTCAAGGACATGGCGATGCAGTTGCTCGGCAACCTGTTCGAGTACGTGTTGACGCGCCATGACCAGCAATTGAACATCCTTGGCGCGACGTCTGGCGACACCGGCAGCGCCGCCGAATACGCGATGCGCGGCAAGCGGGGCGTGCGTGTGTTTATGTTGTCACCGCATCGCAAGATGAGCGCGTTCCAGACCGCGCAGATGTTCAGCCTGCAGGACCCGAACATCTTTAATATTGCGGTCGAAGGGGTGTTTGATGATTGCCAGGACATCGTCAAGGCCGTCTCGAACGACCACGCGTTCAAGGCCCGCTATCAAATTGGCACGGTCAACTCGATCAACTGGGCCCGGGTCGTCGCACAGGTTGTCTACTATTTTCGAGGCTATTTCGATGCGACGCGCGGCAACGACCAGCGCGTGTCATTCACCGTCCCGTCGGGCAATTTCGGCAATATATGTGCTGGCCACATTGCGCGGATGATGGGCTTGCCGATCGATAAGCTGGTGGTTGCCACCAATGAGAACGACGTGCTCGACGAGTTCTTCCGTACCGGTACGTATCGCGTGCGCGTCGGGGCTGAAACCTACCAGACGACCAGTCCCAGCATGGACATCTCAAAGGCGTCGAACTTTGAGCGCTTCATCTTCGACTTGCTGGGCCGCGATTCGGCGCGCGTGTTGCAGTTGTTTCGCGACGTCGAGGTCAAGGGCGGGTTCGACTTGGCCGCGTCGGGTGATTTTGCCCGCGTGCGTGAGTTCGGTTTCGTGTCCGGTCGCAGCACGCACGCGGATCGGATCGCGACGATCCGCGACGTCCACCGTCGCTACCAGGCGATGATCGACACGCATACAGCGGACGGCGTGAAAGTGGCGCGCGAATATCTAGAACCGGGGGTGCCGATGATCGTGCTCGAGACCGCGCAGCCGATCAAGTTCGGCGACACGATCCGTGAGGCGCTGGACCAGGATCCTGCGCGCCCGCCGGCCTTTGAGGGACTGGAGGCGTTGCCGCAGCGTTTCACTGTATTGCCGGCCGACGCCGAGCGTGTGAAGGACTTCATTCGCGCGCAGATCGACGGCTAG